The Fulvia fulva chromosome 6, complete sequence genome includes a window with the following:
- a CDS encoding Uracil phosphoribosyltransferase 1: MADKTEGKKSPLIRAPSQSLGPEYRPLEEKPKATVSTAPKIDNLHILPQTPQLIALLTMIRDKGTGRADFIFHSNRISRLLVEEALNHLPVQTKTITTPVGRTYAGVEFEGKICGVSIMRAGEAMEQALRECCRSVRIGKILIQRDEETSKPRLFYDKLPSDIKDRWVLLLDPMLATGGSALMAVDVLRSKGVPEDRILFLNLIASPEGVQNFAERFPKVRVVTAFVDEGLDEKNYIVPGLGDFGDRFFTL, encoded by the exons ATGGCGGACAAGACAGAAGGCAAGAAATCGCCTCTGATCAGAGCACCAAGTCAATCTCTGGGCCCTGAGTACAGACCGTTAGAGGAGAAGCCCAAGGCCACAGTCTCAACAGCACCCAAGATCGACAACCTGCACATCCTGCCCCAGACACCACAACTTATCGCCCTCCTCACCATGATCAGAGACAAGGGCACAGGCCGAGCAGACTTCATCTTCCACAGCAACCGCATCAGCCGTCTTCTAGTCGAAGAAGCTCTCAACCACTTACCCGTCCAGACAAAGACCATCACCACTCCCGTCGGGCGCACATACGCAGGGGTTGAATTCGAAG GCAAGATCTGCGGCGTCTCCATCATGCGCGCCGGCGAAGCCATGGAACAAGCCCTCCGCGAATGCTGCCGCTCCGTGCGCATTGGCAAAATCCTCATCCAGCGCGACGAAGAGACCTCCAAGCCCCGTCTTTTCTACGACAAGCTCCCCTCCGACATCAAAGATCGCTGGGTCTTGTTGTTGGACCCGATGCTCGCAACTGGCGGCTCAGCTCTTATGGCCGTCGATGTCTTGCGGTCGAAGGGTGTACCCGAGGATAGGATCTTGTTCCTGAATTTGATCGCCAGTCCCGAAGGTGTACAGAACTTCGCGGAGAGGTTCCCGAAAGTGAGGGTGGTGACTGCGTTTGTGGACGAGGGGTTGGATGAGAAGAATTACATTGTGCCTGGGTTGGGGGATTTCGGTGACAGGTTTTTCACGTTGTAG
- a CDS encoding GTP-binding protein rhb1 gives MPPQQKQRKMAIVGSRSVGKSSLTVQYVDGHFVDSYYPTIENTFSKVIRYRNQDFAVEIIDTAGQDEYTILNSKHFIGIHGYMIVYSVASKQSFEMVRIIREKILNHLGADTVPVQIVANKSDLRPEQRQVQTADGKRLAEELGCGFVEASARYNENVGKAFEGMIGEIEKAQEAGQPKEGNSKCNVM, from the exons ATGCCGCCCCAGCAGAAGCAGCGCAAGATGGCCATTGTCGGCAGTCGATCTGTCG GCAAGAGTTCCCTCACCGTTCAGTATGTCGACGGGCACTTTGTCGACTCGTACTACCCGACCATTGAGAACACGTTCAGCAAAGTCATTCGCTACCGGAACCAGGACTTCGCCGTGGAGATCATCGACACCGCAGGTCAAGATGAGTACACGATACTCAACAGCAAGCACTTCATTGGCATCCACGGCTACATGATCGTCTACTCGGTCGCTTCCAAGCAGAGCTTTGAAATGGTCAGAATCATTCGCGAGAAGATCCTCAACCACCTG GGTGCCGACACCGTGCCCGTCCAGATCGTAGCGAACAAGTCCGACCTCCGCCCCGAACAACGACAAGTCCAGACCGCCGATGGTAAGCGTCTCGCCGAAGAGCTGGGCTGCGGGTTTGTCGAGGCCAGTGCACGCTACAACGAGAACGTCGGCAAAGCCTTCGAGGGCATGATCGGCGAGATCGAGAAGGCACAAGAAGCAGGCCAGCCAAAAGAAGGAAACAGCAAGTGCAACGTGATGTAG